The genomic stretch TGATGTCAGACCGCTCAAACCTGAGGCGGACAAGTCGGCCAGGATAGTCAATGCGTTTGTCGCGAAGTGTGCTGAGGTATTGGCAAGTGAACCTTTGGCGAACTGGGTGCTCCTACGCGGACTTGCGAGCATTCCTGCTATTCCGACGTTTCTCGAACGGTACCGGCTGAATGCCGCGTGCGTTGCGGTTTACCCGATGTACCGCGGGCTGGCTCGGTTGGTTGGTATGGAAGTACTTGATTCAAGGGGCACCTGGGATGACGAGGTTGCGGTTCTTTCGCGGCATGCTCAGGACTATGACTTTTACTACCTTCATTTCAAGGAAACTGATATGGCGGGCGAGGATGGTGACTTCGACGCCAAAGTCGAACTCCTCGAGCGGTTCGACGAGGAGATCGTGCCCCGGCTTGTCTCAATCGGTTTCGATGTTCTGTGCATCACCGGCGACCATTCGACTCCGGCCGTTCTCAAGGGTCATTCTTGGCATCCGGTACCGGTCCTTATTTGGTCCAAGTACGCAAGGCCACAGATACTGTCTGGCGGATTCAGCGAACGGGCCTGCAATCAGGGCAGTCTGGGTCGGCTCCGGTCACGTGAGCTCATGACAGTTCTGCTTGCTCACAGCCTCAGGCTTGCGAAATACGGCGCCTAGGTATGGCCAGAAACGCGCTCATCTCGGTTTGGGACAAGACCGGGGTGGTTGAGCTTGCAAAGGCTCTACATAGACACAATTTCAGGCTGCTTTCAACCGCAAAGACCGCGGACACTATCCGTGAGGCTGGTGTTCCGGTTACTGACATCGCCGAATACACAGGCTCGGCCGAGATTCTCGGCGGTCGGGTTAAGACCCTTCATCCCAGAATTGCTGGCGGTATCCTGACCACACGACGTGACCCGACGATAGAGCCGATTGACATAGTCGTGTGTAACCTGTACCCGTTCGAGGCCGGTCTCGCCCGCGGTGCAGACCACAACGAACTCGTGGAGCTGATTGACATCGGCGGCGTGACGTTGTTGCGGGCTGGGGCCAAGAACTACGCCTACGTTACCGTGGTACCGGACCCCTCGTACTACCCAAGGCTGGTCGCCGAGCTCGACGAGCACGGTGCGATCAGCGCCGAGATGAGGCACGAACTGGCAGCGCGGACATTCGAGATTACGAGTCGGTACGACGCGGCGATCGCGCGCTATCTTGCTTCCCCAAGAGGTGCTATTCTTGACAATCCCTTTGCAGATGGTACACTCCTGTGAGTGGTCATCCTGGCTATTAACCCTGGCGGAGGTTCGACCAAGGTGGCAGTTTTTCGTGACCGCCGCCAAGTCTTTGCCGAGAATGTTGAACACCCTGCGGTTGAACTTGCCAAGTACAAGATGGTGCTTGATCAGTATCGCCTTCGCAAGCAGGCGGTACTTGATGTTCTGAACCAGCACCGATTTGACGCGCAAGCGGTCGAAGCGATTGTTACCCGGGGAGGGCCGTTACAGCCGGTTTCCGGCGGAGTTTACCGAGTCACGGCCCGTGTCATTGCCGACATTCGACAGGGCAAGGTACAGACCATTCATCCGTCGCTACTGGGTCCGCTTGTAGCTCACGAGCTGGCTGAAGAGCTCGGTGTTGAGGCATATTTCGTGGACCCAGAATCAACTGACGAGTTCTGGGATGTGGCGCGCGTCACTGGCCTGAAGGGCATCAATCGCGTCGCACTGTCGCATGCTCTTTCCTGCCGGACAGTTGCAACTGCTGCGGCCCGCAAGATCGGCAAACCTTACAATCGCTGCAGTTTCGTTGTAGCCCACCTAGGTACTGGTATTACCGTTGCCGCGCATGTTCGCGGTCGGCAGGTTGACGCGACCAATGCCAATGACGACGGTCCTTTTTCGCCTCAGCGAGCCGGCACCTTGCCATTGTCCGGACTTATCCGCCTCTGTTTCTCCGGCCGGTACTCAGAGCGCGATGTTCTTGACTTGGTTCAGCGCCGGGGTGGGTTGGTATCCTATTTCGGAACCGAGGATGTGCGGCAGCTTGAGGCGCTCGTTGTCAAGCGCAATCGCTTTGCGTGTATTGTGTACGATGCGCTCGTTTACCAAATTGCCAAGTGGATTGGAGCCTACACGGTCGTTTGTCGGGGTGAACTCGACGGAATAGTCCTGACCGGCGGGTTGGTCAAGTCGAAGCGCCTGGTGGCGGCGCTTCGCGGTTGGATACGGTTTCTTAGCCCACGGATATTTGTGTTTCCGGGTGAAGAGGAGATGCGTGCGCTGGCTGAGCGGCTACTGACTGCACTCAGCGGGAAAGAGCCAGTCAAACTGTATGAACAGGAAACTGCTTTCAGGCGATGAGGCGATAGCGCGGGGCGCGTGGGAGGCTGGCTGCCATGTCGCTGCGGCATATCCGGGTACACCCTCCACCGAGATACTGGAAACGCTCGCTGGATTCAGCGACGTGTACTGCGAATGGTCAACAAACGAGAAGGTTGCGCTCGAGGTAGCGCTGGGTGCCTCAATCAGCGGAGCACGGGCTCTGGCGGCGATGAAGCATGTTGGATTGAATGTGGCGGCGGACCCTCTGTTTTCGGCAGCCCACATTGGAGCTAGGGGAGGACTTGTCATTGTAACTGCTGACGATCCAGGACTCCACTCGTCGCAGAACGAACAGGATAACCGGTTCTATGCGCTCGCGGCCAAAATCCCGATGTTTTGTCCCGCGGACAGTCAGGAGGCGAAGGACTTCACCCGCCTAGCTTTTGAGGTCTCGGAGGAGTACGATGTACCGGTGCTGATACGCATCACGACCCGGGTCGCTCACTCGAGTTCGATTGTGACCATTGGCGAGCGGGCCGAGCGGCCAGTCAAGGGGTACGAGAAACAGGTGTCCAAGACCGTTCTTTTGCCCGTGCACGCCCGAATCCGACACGTTGACCTCGAACATCGGTTGGATCGGTTGCGTGCCTACTCCGAAAGAACCTCGGCGAACCGGGTCGAGCAGGGCGAACGCAGGATCGGGATTATCTGCGATGGGGTGGCGTACCACTACTGTCGCGAGGTATTTCCTGAGGTTTCGTATCTCAAACTCGGCATGGTAAATCCGTTTCCGGCCAGCCTAGTGCGGAAGTTCGCGGCTGGCGTTGACCAAGTCATAGTCGTTGAAGAAGTCGACCCATTTCTTGAACTGCATGTGCGGAGCCTTGGTATTGAAGCGACCGGCAAGGACAAGCTGCCCAGATGGGGTGAGTTGAATCCGCGGGTGGTCCGGCTGGCGCTCGGCAGGCCGAGCACCCGACGCCAGGAACCAAGAGAGGGGTCAGGGGAAATTTCAACTTCCGCACAGGCAGTTAACAGCCGACAGCCAAACGATGGAAATGGTCTCTTGGGTACGGTCGCAGGGACCCGACAGTTGTCGCCGGACAAGGCTATTGAGCCCGAACCAGACCTGCCGAGTCGGCCGCCAGCTCTGTGTCCAGGCTGCCCGCATACCGGCCTCTTCTACGCCTTGCAGAAACAGAGGGTGATTATCGGCGGTGACATAGGCTGCTATACGCTAGGGGCTTTGCCACCTCACAATAGCATGGATACATGCATTGACATGGGCGCTTCGATAACATTCGCCCACGGCTGCGACAAGGCACTCGGCCGGAACGACCCGAGAAGAAGAGTTGCGGTCATTGGCGATTCGACATTCTTTCATTCTGGAATCACCGGACTGCTAAACGTCGTGTACAACAAGTCGGATGTGGTCGTCGTCATTGCCGATAATAGGACCACGGGCATGACAGGACATCAGGATCACCCGGGTACAGGTCGGACACTGTCAGGCGAAGAGACCGTTGCTGTGGATATTGCCGCGTTAGCTCGAGCGTGTGGAATCGAGCGAGTTGTTGCTGTGGACCCGTACCGAGTCAAGGAAACCCGACGTTTGATCAGAGAACTTCTGAAGCAGCCGGGACCGGCGGTTGTCATCTCCCGTCGGCCTTGCGCGCTTCTTGTGCGACTGCGTGAGAAGCCGAGGAAGGTGAATACCGAAAAATGTACGGGGTGTAAGACCTGTTTGGGTCTGGGCTGTCCAGCGCTGACCATGGTGGGCGAGAAGACGATGGTTCTTGAGGACCTGTGCGCCGGGTGCGGAATGTGTGCCGACGTGTGTCCTCAGGGGGCGATTGAATGAACATCATTGTCTGCGGCGTGGGCGGCCAGGGCGTACT from candidate division WOR-3 bacterium encodes the following:
- the iorA gene encoding indolepyruvate ferredoxin oxidoreductase subunit alpha, producing MNRKLLSGDEAIARGAWEAGCHVAAAYPGTPSTEILETLAGFSDVYCEWSTNEKVALEVALGASISGARALAAMKHVGLNVAADPLFSAAHIGARGGLVIVTADDPGLHSSQNEQDNRFYALAAKIPMFCPADSQEAKDFTRLAFEVSEEYDVPVLIRITTRVAHSSSIVTIGERAERPVKGYEKQVSKTVLLPVHARIRHVDLEHRLDRLRAYSERTSANRVEQGERRIGIICDGVAYHYCREVFPEVSYLKLGMVNPFPASLVRKFAAGVDQVIVVEEVDPFLELHVRSLGIEATGKDKLPRWGELNPRVVRLALGRPSTRRQEPREGSGEISTSAQAVNSRQPNDGNGLLGTVAGTRQLSPDKAIEPEPDLPSRPPALCPGCPHTGLFYALQKQRVIIGGDIGCYTLGALPPHNSMDTCIDMGASITFAHGCDKALGRNDPRRRVAVIGDSTFFHSGITGLLNVVYNKSDVVVVIADNRTTGMTGHQDHPGTGRTLSGEETVAVDIAALARACGIERVVAVDPYRVKETRRLIRELLKQPGPAVVISRRPCALLVRLREKPRKVNTEKCTGCKTCLGLGCPALTMVGEKTMVLEDLCAGCGMCADVCPQGAIE
- a CDS encoding 2,3-bisphosphoglycerate-independent phosphoglycerate mutase; the protein is MELVEQLATKGTSRILLVVLDGLGGLPQEDKTELEAAAIPNLDRLAKQSALGLLVPVEPGVTPGSGPAHLALFGYDPVKYQVGRGVLEALGVGLDVRRGDLCCRANFAYVGPDGKIKDRRAGRISTESSAKLCARLADQVGKIEGVEVIVKPGKEHRFAVVFRGEGLADGLTDSDPGHDGLPPVDVRPLKPEADKSARIVNAFVAKCAEVLASEPLANWVLLRGLASIPAIPTFLERYRLNAACVAVYPMYRGLARLVGMEVLDSRGTWDDEVAVLSRHAQDYDFYYLHFKETDMAGEDGDFDAKVELLERFDEEIVPRLVSIGFDVLCITGDHSTPAVLKGHSWHPVPVLIWSKYARPQILSGGFSERACNQGSLGRLRSRELMTVLLAHSLRLAKYGA
- a CDS encoding IMP cyclohydrolase encodes the protein MARNALISVWDKTGVVELAKALHRHNFRLLSTAKTADTIREAGVPVTDIAEYTGSAEILGGRVKTLHPRIAGGILTTRRDPTIEPIDIVVCNLYPFEAGLARGADHNELVELIDIGGVTLLRAGAKNYAYVTVVPDPSYYPRLVAELDEHGAISAEMRHELAARTFEITSRYDAAIARYLASPRGAILDNPFADGTLL
- the buk gene encoding butyrate kinase codes for the protein MVILAINPGGGSTKVAVFRDRRQVFAENVEHPAVELAKYKMVLDQYRLRKQAVLDVLNQHRFDAQAVEAIVTRGGPLQPVSGGVYRVTARVIADIRQGKVQTIHPSLLGPLVAHELAEELGVEAYFVDPESTDEFWDVARVTGLKGINRVALSHALSCRTVATAAARKIGKPYNRCSFVVAHLGTGITVAAHVRGRQVDATNANDDGPFSPQRAGTLPLSGLIRLCFSGRYSERDVLDLVQRRGGLVSYFGTEDVRQLEALVVKRNRFACIVYDALVYQIAKWIGAYTVVCRGELDGIVLTGGLVKSKRLVAALRGWIRFLSPRIFVFPGEEEMRALAERLLTALSGKEPVKLYEQETAFRR